Within Planococcus citri chromosome 2, ihPlaCitr1.1, whole genome shotgun sequence, the genomic segment CCCTACCTTATGTGGTCATCAACATCAATTTTAcgattatatttcaattttacagaaGTATTTATCTCGGGGAGACGTTTTCATGTTACATATGTGTTCATAATGACTCCAACGATATTGTGCCAAATGTAGTTCTGAAGGTAATactgaaaaatatgttttccgAAGTTGAacattaaatttctaaaattctaaTTCTGTTCAGGCGGACTTACAAACTACCACTCAAAGACTTCTCTTAATTGATAATAACTCTTCATCTGTACTTAAACCAAAGCAAACACTAGATGAAGTTATTCATCATGAAGTGAAAGAAATTGGGACTCACATGTAAGCAAATTGTTTCAGTTATCCTCACACCTGTAATGTGTTATTAATTAATGTCTATTGTTGtgcatgtttttcaatttagattAGTATGCGAAGTCACATACTTGAATCGCTTATCTTTCaggaaattcttcaaatttcaagttttgaaacctTTAGATGTTAAAACTAAATTTTATACTGCCGAAGTAagaatttaaataatattttccaagttactcgtataaaaattcaattcacttAAATCCTACGAAACACTGTTTTTGTTTGGATTTTCTTAGTCAGATGACGTCTATTTAGAAGCTCAAATACAGAACATTACCAACGGTCCAATCTGTTTGGAAAAAGTCACCCTAGAAGCTACAGATTACTTCAAAGGTTTTTTTGACAtccattgatttttgaaaatactagaaaaaaatgtatcctaATTTAATACGTGCAGTTTCAGATCTGAATAAAATCGAGAGCAAATGTTCTGTTTTTGGCAACGTTAATGTGGTAGATAAAGACGCTTCTAGGCAGTATTTATATTGTTTGTCTCCTCAGCAAGATTCCATTTCAATATCCAAAGTCAAGAGTGAGGCTATCAGTGTTGGTATATTAGATATTGTTTGGCGTTCGAATCTCGGAGAAAGAGGACATTTACAAACTAGCACTTTACAAACAATGGTTGGTGCCCAGTTTTTAATTCTGGTTGCAGTATTCTATTGATTATTGATACACGTTTCATTTCTAGCGCACTGATCGGGGAGATATTAGGCTATCATTGAGCGAATTGCCCAACATCGTTTTTCTCGAGAAACCTTTCAAATTTGTGTGTAAAATCTCCAACATATCGTAAGTAAATTGAAACTCAAATACGCTGTATTGCCCATGCAGTAGTTTCTCCATTTATTTTCCTTTCCTAGGGATCGTGAAATCAACTTATCCATGAGTttggaagaaatgaaaaatttggtatGGTGTGGAACctctggtaaattactcgaCACCATACTACCTTTTCAATGTACTGAAATCCAGTTGAACTTGATTCCATTAGATATAGGCCTACAAGTGAGTTTGATACTAATTCTTAGTacgtttcaattcaattttcaatatttacttATCGACTTATTTCAATCCTGTAGGAAATCAGCGGTATTAGACTAAAAGATACAGTATCGCAGCAATCTTATAAATTTGATAACTTAGCCGAAGTATTTGTCTTACAACGGTAATAACAGTATCCGGAAACGTTGTCggtttatgtattttgaatagAAAACAAATTCCAGATACCTtatgattgatttttattcatgcTGAGTACAATTGTGATATTTGatatatttcatcattttattataGTCGTTGTCTATTATATgtaataaatatacctaccttgttgtaaattaatttgtaatcaatttctgttttcaaaGGTGCTCAGTGCTCACTGCTCAACCTCGATAGGGAAATTGTACAcactttcaagaaaaataaaatgtttatttttgggAACTAATAACCGTAGACATAACAGGCATAATTTTAACTAatattttagaatgaaaaattcaaccagtGATTAcgaatgtcaattttttatagGCATACACATAATATGTAAAACTCGCTTATCTCGCAAGAATGGAAAATAATAAAACCAAATAAAATATCGAGAATAAGCTACGAGTAAACACGAggaataaaaattacgaataaaaaaaccTTTACACAAAAAAGTACAATGCAAAATATCACAATGCAAAAGCTCATTCAAAACAATATACTGTAATACaatactcaacaaaaaaaaaagaaaattacaatCTAATACTCTTTACGTAAATCAAACgtgataaaaattaataaaatgggAATGCgaataatttcacaaaactgaaaaatatgatCATATAAAAAAACGgataaaaatttctcataaaaattacAGCCATAAAATACACATACACAATCTGGAATGATTAAAAATAGATGATATCGCTACAAAACATGATGACCGAATCATCTACAGACGTTACCTAATGGATACCAATCTGTAGTTTCAGTTTCTGGAACAAGATTATGAAGTGGTAATGAAACTGCGCCTAAAAATTCGTTTTCCTGTAAC encodes:
- the LOC135836001 gene encoding trafficking protein particle complex subunit 13 gives rise to the protein MEIKEKIEHPLSLKVMRLTRPTLSPPVIVTCETKDLPGHLFNTNLKNDITSVSGGESLAVGQFLLVPQSFGSIYLGETFSCYICVHNDSNDIVPNVVLKADLQTTTQRLLLIDNNSSSVLKPKQTLDEVIHHEVKEIGTHILVCEVTYLNRLSFRKFFKFQVLKPLDVKTKFYTAESDDVYLEAQIQNITNGPICLEKVTLEATDYFKVSDLNKIESKCSVFGNVNVVDKDASRQYLYCLSPQQDSISISKVKSEAISVGILDIVWRSNLGERGHLQTSTLQTMRTDRGDIRLSLSELPNIVFLEKPFKFVCKISNISDREINLSMSLEEMKNLVWCGTSGKLLDTILPFQCTEIQLNLIPLDIGLQEISGIRLKDTVSQQSYKFDNLAEVFVLQR